One stretch of Miscanthus floridulus cultivar M001 chromosome 18, ASM1932011v1, whole genome shotgun sequence DNA includes these proteins:
- the LOC136522394 gene encoding uncharacterized protein — translation MQIFQVTTMILQPRLLACFFSTLLLTQLMMAPTAAAETTVKVSTTPIFHEIPLGQARKDFQVLLRVEAPTAAVRPEARVPIDVVAVLDVSGSMNDPAAVPPERRTPTSRLDLLKTAAKFMVAKLEDGDRLSIVAFNDRPVKELSSGLLYMSADGRRNAMRSVDQLEARGGTALVPAFEEAVKVLDGRQGDGRSRLGFIVLLTDGEDTSGFTLSERRREVIRGALGRYPVHTFGLGRAHDPEVLLYLAQESHGTYSFVDDDNLGEVAGALAVCLGGLSTVAAAYTRVVLKADELNGVRIDRVDSGGHDSSVSCGGASCEVSVGVLYSGEAKHFVVHLHVPAAAPSSSSSSSTEGGYYCDGLGACDRYYHHRHEQRLLAVGYSYRDHPSARLITVEGHGVFVQRSPSPAVLDGGRQAPVPVPSPVVLQHIVRLELLEVVAGVVHGELITDDRARAADVLQLKWEEFRACHQFWGGGLDLMSGLEKEVGVMVSSLRAGVAAYVYAWVSSHQMQRATSIGSPEKAVVQFLTPAMRLVLEEARKLPRWQAGTTAAATNVQHVGSGVDEFEMVEWRLEVWSKVKQHLMSFQEQPAVDDEQQHLAAVFQEASLEAIDRAMYRDIYLAAVYASKLRRCRSSGAKKQDVKD, via the exons ATGCAGATCTTCCAAGTGACGACGATGATCCTGCAGCCTCGGTTACTCGCATGCTTCTTCTCCACACTCCTGCTCACACAGCTG ATGATGGCGCCTactgcggcggcggagacgacgGTGAAAGTGAGCACCACGCCGATCTTCCACGAGATCCCACTAGGCCAGGCGAGAAAGGACTTCCAAGTGCTGCTGCGCGTCGAGGCGCCGACGGCGGCGGTGCGTCCTGAGGCGCGCGTCCCCATCGACGTCGTCGCCGTCCTCGATGTGAGTGGCAGCATGAATGACCCGGCTGCAGTGCCGCCGGAGCGGAGGACGCCGACGTCGAGGCTGGACCTGCTGAAGACGgccgccaagttcatggttgccAAACTCGAAGACGGAGATCGCCTCTCCATCGTAGCGTTCAACGATCGACCCGTCAAAGAACTTAGCTCCGGCTTGCTGTACATGTCCGCCGACGGCCGGAGAAACGCCATGAGAAGCGTGGACCAGCTCGAGGCCCGTGGCGGCACTGCGCTCGTGCCGGCCTTCGAGGAGGCGGTGAAGGTCCTGGACGGCAGGCAGGGAGACGGCCGGAGCCGCCTGGGTTTCATCGTCctcctcaccgacggcgaggacaCGAGCGGGTTCACGCTGAGCGAGCGGCGCCGCGAGGTGATCCGAGGCGCCCTCGGCAGGTACCCCGTCCACACCTTCGGCCTGGGCAGGGCGCACGATCCGGAGGTCCTGCTGTACCTTGCCCAAGAGTCTCACGGCACCTACTCCTTCGTTGACGACGACAACCTCGGCGAGGTCGCCGGCGCCCTCGCCGTGTGCCTCGGCGGGCTGAGCACCGTCGCTGCCGCCTACACGCGCGTCGTCCTCAAGGCCGACGAGCTGAACGGGGTGCGCATAGACCGCGTTGACTCCGGTGGCCACGACAGCAGCGTCAGCTGCGGCGGAGCCTCCTGCGAGGTCTCCGTGGGCGTCCTGTACTCCGGCGAGGCGAAGCATTTCGTGGTCCACCTCCACGTGCCAGCTGCTGcgccatcatcgtcgtcgtcgtcgtcaacgGAGGGCGGTTATTACTGCGACGGCCTCGGCGCCTGTGACCGCTACTACCATCACCGCCACGAGCAGCGCCTGCTCGCCGTCGGCTACTCGTACAGGGACCATCCCAGCGCCCGGTTGATCACTGTAGAAGGACACGGCGTGTTCGTGCAGAGGTCACCGTCACCGGCGGTGTTAGACGGTGGGCGGCAAGCTCCTGTTCCTGTTCCCTCCCCGGTGGTCCTGCAGCACATCGTCCGGTTGGAGCTGCTGGAAGTCGTCGCCGGCGTCGTCCACGGCGAGCTGATCACCGACGACAGAGCGCGTGCCGCGGATGTGCTGCAGCTCAAGTGGGAGGAGTTCAGAGCGTGCCACCAGTTCTGGGGCGGCGGCCTCGACCTGATGAGCGGCCTGGAGAAGGAGGTGGGCGTCATGGTGAGCAGCCTCAGGGCAGGGGTGGCGGCCTACGTCTACGCCTGGGTGTCTAGCCACCAGATGCAGCGCGCCACCAGCATCGGCTCGCCGGAGAAGGCGGTCGTCCAGTTCCTGACGCCGGCGATGCGGCTCGTCTTGGAGGAGGCGCGGAAGCTGCCGCGGTGGCAGGCTggaacgacggcggcggcgacgaacgTCCAGCACGTGGGCAGCGGCGTCGACGAATTCGAGATGGTAGAGTGGAGGCTGGAGGTGTGGTCCAAGGTAAAGCAGCACCTCATGTCGTTCCAGGAGCAGCCGGCGGTGGACGACGAGCAGCAGCACCTGGCCGCCGTCTTCCAGGAGGCGTCGCTGGAGGCCATCGACCGCGCCATGTACCGCGACATTTACCTG GCCGCGGTTTATGCGAGCAAGCTGAGGCGATGCCGCTCGTCGGGCGCCAAGAAGCAAGACGTGAAGGATTGA